The nucleotide sequence GAACTGCTAAAAGGCGATTTGTAACTTGCCAATCCACGATTCGGCGTACTTCCATCAAGTCGATTTTGGATTTTGGGTTTTGGATGGGTATTTCTCCTTTCTGCCCTTCCTCTTCCACGGTGAAGGCATATTTTAATACAGTGCCAATAGGTGAACTGATAGGAGCGAGTCTTGGCGTTTCAATTCCTTGAGGTAGCTTACTCACTACTTGTTGTAGTCGTTCCTGTACCAACTGGCGGGCTTGATATATATCTGTTCCCCAGCCAAAAACGACTCTGACTACAGAAAGTCCTGCTGAAGAGGAAGAACGAACTGCGCTGATTCCTGGAGTGCCGTTGATTGAGCTTTCAATTGGTAATGTCACCAGAGATTCTATTTCTTCGGGAGCGAGTCCAGGAGCTTCTGTTTCAATTTCGACCTGGGGAGGTGCAAAGTTGGGGAAAACATCCAACGGCATTTGCGGGATGGTATTAAATAATATGATTATTGTGGAAATAAGTGCAGCAATTACTACTAACCAGCGTCGAGAAATTACCCATTTAGCAACTGTACTAATCATTATCTATTTAGTTGTTAATTGTTGTTGGTTGGTTATTAGTTGTTAATTATTTCAAATCCACAACTTTATAAGAGAGAATTTCAAATTCCACATTATTAATTTTTTGGCGTTGCTGATAGCCTGCGTGGCGTAGCCATATTGAAGTATGAAATAATAAAAAATCAAGGATTTCATACTACTGCTCTCTGCGCCTCTGCGTGTTAGCGTTAGCGGGGCGTAGCCCGATAAATTCATACTCTTAATCAGCACCGCCAATTTTTTAGTAATCGACCACGGGGCGATCGCAAATTACAACAAAGTTAAACCCATTGAGATCAAAGAGTTAGAGGTCAAAAGAAGCAGATAGCAGACTGATTCAATTTGAGAAATCAAACTGTATAAATTCGTGGGTTTTAAGCAGCATTTTTGACTCTTCAGCAGTGGCAAGAACTTGTGGAAGTAAAGAAGGAGTGGGAGCAATGCGATTTTGTGAGATGACCCCACCTGGAGAGCGATCGCTAATAACATCTTACGTATATACTAAATATTTAATACAATAACCTGAGTAATATTCGTTAGAAGACACAACGTGTGCTAAAAACGAGGTTTCTGTACATTGTTGCGACTATAAAAAGGTAAAATTTCCTTTCAAGAATAGTTTTGAAATAGGAAATATCTACTTTTATGGAGAACAACATATATGCAAATCTAAATTTTGCCGATTCATTATCAGATTTTAAAGAGGATGTGACGAAACTTTTAGAGTTGAAAAATATCGAGGAATGGTCTGGAAGAATAGTTAAAGAAAAAGAAGAAACAATTAGACAAGCTGCGTTAGTTTTAGCGGGTCAATGTATCGCCATATTATTGCATAAGCTTTCTCAATCAGAGTCGGCTCATCAAACAGCAATTAATCAAACCAAAGGATGGTGGCATACCGACACGCAAAGACACGGTTATACGAAGAGGGAAATATTAACAGTAGGTAATGTTATAGTAAATCTTAAATTACCATACGTTGTTCAAAAAAGAGAAAAAAAAGCGAAGAAAAAATCTCCTAATGTTGGATTCTGTCCTTTGTTAAAATGGTTAGGAATGTCAGAAGGCTTGACCCCATTAGTTTGGTCATATATTGCAAAATATGGTGCTATAGCTAGTTCTTTTGAAGCCGCACATACAATCCTGGTTGATTGGGGAATTAATATTAGTCTTAAACGAATTGAACGATTGACATATAAATTTGGTCAAATCGGCATTGATTTACGTCAAACTAAAATATCTAACTTGCAACAAGGTAAATTACCTGATGGGAATATACTTAAAGACCAAAGAGTTGTAATTGCTGTAGATGGTGGCAGGAGTAGAATTAGGATTAATAAAAAAGGTAGAAAAAATCCCAAAACAAATAAGCATGGCTTTATAGGGGAATGGGTTGAGCCAAAATTATTAACAATTTATGTGGTTGATGAACAGGGTAAAAAAGTTAAAAATGGCGAAATAAAGATTGTAAATGATGGCACTTATGAAGACTATAAAGGCTTTTTACCAATTTTAGAAATGCATCTGATTAGTTTGGGAATTAGTCAAGCAAAACAAGTTTTACTAATTGCTGACGGTGCTGAATGGATTTGGAAACATATTCCTCCTCTTTTAAAGAAATTGAAATCTCCCGATGCCACTTATCAATTATTTGATTTTTACCATGTTACTGAGCGACTACATAAATTTGCTGATGTCGCTTTTAGTGATGAGAAGGAGCGGAATAATTGGTTTAAAAAAGCACGTAGAACTTTAAAAAAAAGTAATGCCATGTCCATAATTAGGCAGATGGATGAATTTATCTTTGAAGCCACGGGAGAGCGTTGTAAAACTATGGTCATACAGAGAAATTACCTTTTACGTGCCTATCGTGAAAGGCGTTTAAATTACGCTAAGATACTAGACCAAAAACTACCAATAGGTAGTGGGGCAATTGAGAGTTTAATCCGTCAAGTTGTCAACTTAAGAATCAAGGGTAATAGTAAATTTTGGTTGAAAGAAAATGCAGAAATTATCTTACATCTGCGTTGTCAATGGATAGCTGAAAGTTGGGATATTTTTTGTAGTTCTATCTTTAATTCCTTTATTAAACCTCAAACTGCTTGATTAATTTTATACTTCAGTTCGGACTTTACTTGATTTCCTGCCGTAATTGATACTAAGTATCAAAGACTGCTTGTAGATATTTTTAGGAATAATCGTCAAAATACTTGCTAGTAATCTTTTTGAGATATCTCATCAAGATAAATCTTTGTGTAAAACAATATAGTTTATGTAAATAAAAGCACTCTTTACTTAGATTTGATTTTTAGCGATCGCACCTTTTTTGTCCAACCTCACAAAATCGCATTGCTCCCAGAAGGAGTTGGCTGACCTTGGCGTTTAGCACTAACGGCTTGAGTCAAAAATTCCAAGACATTTCGACGCTGAGACTTAAGAGTGGTCACAACAGTCAACATCCTTTGCACAAAATAACTACCAGCCTGGGTTTGAGAACCAAAACTGGTACGTCGCCATATAACAGCAGGACGTATCGCCCTTTCAGCAGCATTATTAGTTGGTTCTACACCCTCAACTGTCACAAACAACCATAAAGCAGGTTCAACTTTCAGTATTTGGCGGCAAGTGCGGACAGTTTTAGCTAGTGGTGTTTTTTCCTTGGAACCAATCTCATAATTGGCAGCTTCTTCTAGAGAGGAATTAATGGTATTACGAATTGGTTGGACTAAAAGCTGAAACTCACAACGCTTCAAAGTTCCGTCTCTAACTCGATGCCACAGTTCAAATAATTTTTCTTGTTGTTTGACCAGAGCATTTCCGATGTCGCTTGAAACTCCGGGACGCTCGGATATTTTGATGAATTCTCGTTTCAAGTGTGCCCAGCACAATTGGCGTTGCTCTAAACCCACCCAATTGTATGCTGCATACCGATCTGAATTTAAAATCCCGCGAAAGTTTTCACCCAATAGATTACGGGCTGCATCCGAACAACGGGAAAGGGCAATCTCAAAAAACGTCACTAGTGGTGTAACCGCAACCCACAGCCAACCAAGACTTTTTTTGTCATTGCATCCATCAACATTTCCTTGGAAGAAGCTTGTTTCATCAGCTCCAACTACTTGGGAGTTCTGGACGTATATTTTCGCTTCTTCAACTGCACTTTCGACTGCATTGCTTGCTTCAAGTCTCAGGTTATTGACTGTACCCAAGGACATCGAAATTCCAAATATATCTAGCATGGCACTCTGCACCATCCTTTGACTGTGGCGGTAAAGTCCACTCAATACAGTTACAAGAGCCACTACTCTTACACCATAGCCACTTGGATACACATCTTGTGGTAATGTTGCACGAGTTAAAGTACCGCATTCCCCACACATTAGTTGGTGCAGGCGATGTTCTACGATTATTGGGCTGATGGGGGGAATTTCTACGATCTGGTGGCGGTAAGGGTTGGCATCTTCTCCTAATAATATTTCTCCGCAACACCTACAGGTCTTTGGATGGTGGTCTAAAACACTTTCACATTCGGACACATCGTACAAAAACCGACTATGACCCTTGTGCCCTGGTTGCCCCCCTCGCTTTTTACCACTCTTCTTTTTTTCTGGTTTTTTTTCGGCATGAAGTGGATCTAAAGACGGCGGAGATGAGGAATTTTTTGATGTGCAATTGATTTTTTCTAATAGTTCTTGCTGTTTGGCCTCAAGTTCCGCCAACTTTTCTTCTGATTTCTTGATATGCTGCCCCATTCTCTCCACCAGTTGTTTGACCCTGGCTGGAGTCAGGTACCAATCTGAGTCGGAAATTTCAATTCCGTAGGCGAGACAGTTTTCTTCCATGCCTCTTAATCTACCATCTACCTGTACCTATTTTTCACAGTAGCAGCACAACTTCTGTGAACGGTTACATTTTTTATTAGTAATTGGAATGAGGATGCTTGTCATTTTCCTCAACAGAAGTGGTGGGAGTAGAGGGGGTTGGTTGTTTGTGGTCGTCGATATAAACCTCGGTTTCATAATTAAAACCGTCACCTACTGGTATTAGACGGGAACGGTTACGACGGCTAGACCAAAAACTACCTGCAACAAAAGCCAAAGTAGCAAGGGTTATTCCTCCTGCTCCAAATAACCATAGAGGTACTGGTAAGCTGTCAGCCTTAGTCTCCTCTGAATGTGCTTGTTCCTGTTCTTCTCCTTCGTTAGATTTACTATCAACCCGTAACGACTGTGCATAAAGTTGTGGCGCACGCTGGGTGACAACTGAATCTCCCTCAAATAAACCACTTTTAATCTCAATTAAATCTCCAGAGGTTTGTCCTAACTCAACTTCAACAGATTGGAAAGCATTGCC is from Nostoc cf. commune SO-36 and encodes:
- a CDS encoding ISLre2 family transposase, producing MENNIYANLNFADSLSDFKEDVTKLLELKNIEEWSGRIVKEKEETIRQAALVLAGQCIAILLHKLSQSESAHQTAINQTKGWWHTDTQRHGYTKREILTVGNVIVNLKLPYVVQKREKKAKKKSPNVGFCPLLKWLGMSEGLTPLVWSYIAKYGAIASSFEAAHTILVDWGINISLKRIERLTYKFGQIGIDLRQTKISNLQQGKLPDGNILKDQRVVIAVDGGRSRIRINKKGRKNPKTNKHGFIGEWVEPKLLTIYVVDEQGKKVKNGEIKIVNDGTYEDYKGFLPILEMHLISLGISQAKQVLLIADGAEWIWKHIPPLLKKLKSPDATYQLFDFYHVTERLHKFADVAFSDEKERNNWFKKARRTLKKSNAMSIIRQMDEFIFEATGERCKTMVIQRNYLLRAYRERRLNYAKILDQKLPIGSGAIESLIRQVVNLRIKGNSKFWLKENAEIILHLRCQWIAESWDIFCSSIFNSFIKPQTA
- the tnpC gene encoding IS66 family transposase, whose protein sequence is MEENCLAYGIEISDSDWYLTPARVKQLVERMGQHIKKSEEKLAELEAKQQELLEKINCTSKNSSSPPSLDPLHAEKKPEKKKSGKKRGGQPGHKGHSRFLYDVSECESVLDHHPKTCRCCGEILLGEDANPYRHQIVEIPPISPIIVEHRLHQLMCGECGTLTRATLPQDVYPSGYGVRVVALVTVLSGLYRHSQRMVQSAMLDIFGISMSLGTVNNLRLEASNAVESAVEEAKIYVQNSQVVGADETSFFQGNVDGCNDKKSLGWLWVAVTPLVTFFEIALSRCSDAARNLLGENFRGILNSDRYAAYNWVGLEQRQLCWAHLKREFIKISERPGVSSDIGNALVKQQEKLFELWHRVRDGTLKRCEFQLLVQPIRNTINSSLEEAANYEIGSKEKTPLAKTVRTCRQILKVEPALWLFVTVEGVEPTNNAAERAIRPAVIWRRTSFGSQTQAGSYFVQRMLTVVTTLKSQRRNVLEFLTQAVSAKRQGQPTPSGSNAIL